In a single window of the Mus musculus strain C57BL/6J chromosome 6, GRCm38.p6 C57BL/6J genome:
- the Vmn1r7 gene encoding vomeronasal 1 receptor 7, translated as MSSFKNVLYFQTGLGVLANTVLLFFYVFIILGHRPKPTDLISCQLSFVHIMVVLIGGDILLADIFESLNIGNDFKCKTTFYLFRVMRGLSICITCLLSVFQAVTISPNTSVLAKFKQKVKKYMTHVFLCIWFFNLSFSTNQIFYVGGFTNVSETNQMQVTKSCSLLPMNYIIRGLIFTISISRDVFLVGVMLTTSVYMVIFLFRHQRQCKHLHSFSHPRESPEKRATQTIMLLVSFFVVLYWMDFIISFTSEMLRMYDPVILTLQKFMMYAYPTITPLVQISSDNRIIIMLKNIQSKCHPSFSLKDFFFFI; from the coding sequence ATGTCCTCATTCAAAAATGTTCTTTATTTCCAAACCGGACTTGGAGTCCTAGCCAATACAGTTCTTCTGTTTTTCTATGTTTTCATAATCCTAGGTCACAGACCTAAGCCCACAGACCTGATCTCCTGTCAACTGTCCTTTGTTCACATAATGGTGGTTCTCATTGGAGGGGATATTTTGCTTGCAGACATATTTGAGTCACTGAACATTGGGAATGACTTCAAATGCAAGACAACATTCTACTTATTCAGAGTGATGAGAGGCCTCTCTATCTGCatcacctgcctcctgagtgtgttcCAGGCTGTCACTATCAGTCCCAATACCTCTGTGTTggcaaaatttaaacaaaaagtgaaaaaataCATGACCCATGTTTTCTTATGTATTTGGTTTTTCAATTTGTCCTTCAGTACTAACCAGATCTTTTATGTTGGTGGTTTTACCAATGTGAGTGAGACCAACCAGATGCAGGTCACTAAATCCTGCTCACTCTTACCCATGAACTACATCATCAGGGGACTGATTTTTACAATATCAATCTCCAGAGATGTGTTTCTGGTAGGAGTCATGCTGACTACAAGTGTATACATGGTTATTTTCTTGTTCAGGCATCAGAGGCAATGCAAGCATCTTCATAGCTTCAGCCACCCGAGAGAATCCCCTGAGAAAAGGGCCACGCAGACCATCATGCTGCTGGTGTCTTTCTTTGTTGTCCTATACTGGATGGACTTCATCATCTCATTTACCTCAGAAATGTTACGGATGTATGACCCAGTCATCCTGACTCTTCAGAAGTTTATGATGTATGCCTATCCCACAATTACCCCTTTGGTACAAATCAGTTCTGATAACAGAATAATAATTATGCTGAAAAATATTCAGTCAAAGTGCCACCcgagtttttctttaaaagactttttcttttttatttaa